ccctgaaactaatattccacagtctgttaactaactagaatttaaataaacacttaaaaaagaaaatcactagtGTCCATAAGCAAGTGCAAatacaatgttttttttatttaaatttattttttatttttaaaaatttacatccaaatagttagtatatagtgaagcaatgatttcagtagattccttagtgccccttacccatttagcccatcccccctcccacaacccctccagcacccctcagtttgttctccatatttatgagtcgcttttgttttgtccccctccctgtttttatattatttttgtttcccttcccttaggttcatctgttttgtctcttaaattcctcatatgaaatataacatattgaaagaaaaatacacaaccCATAAGTGTTTAGCTCAATATTTTCACAATGTGAACACACTTGAATAGCCAACACCCCCAAAGCACTGTTGTGTCCCCTTCTTTCCAAAAGTAATTTCCATACTGAGTTCTAATACCACAGATGagtttttgccatttaaaaagatataaatggaatcaagcAATGTGAGATTCATTTAAGTAATTGCATGGAGCTATAGTTGGttgatttttattgctgaatagtattccatcatgAGAATAtaccaccattttatttattcattttattattgttgggCATTTGTGGTTATTTCCGGGTTTTGACATTAAAAACAGTGTTGCCTTGAACATCTTTGAGCTTGATTTTTGGTTTACATGTGTAGCCAGTTCTGTCGGGTATCATAGCTAGCAGGaacattgctgggtcataaaataaacattgttcAAATTTAGTAGATTCTGCTGAACAGTTTTATGAAGTGCTTCTATGAATGTAAACTTCCACTAGCAGTGGATGGGAATTCTAGTTGCCCTGAATTGTCAACAACACTTGATACTGTTTGTCTCTTTTCATGCCCTCATTACTGTCTTAATTTCTACCATTACAATAAGTCTTAATACCTAGTATAGTATGCCCTTCTACCTCATTGCTCTTTAAGATTGTCttggctaggggcacctgggtggcgcagtcggttaagcgtccgacttcagccaggtcacgatctcgcggtccgtgagttcgagccccgcgtcgggctctgggctgatggctcagagcctggagcctgtttccgattctgtgtctccctctctctctgcccctcccccattcgtgctctgtctctctctgtcccaaaaataaataaacgttgaaaaaaaaaaaaatattgtcttgGCTAGTCTTTTACATATACGTTTCAAAATTAGCTGCTCAATTTCCATAAAAACTTCAACTGGAGATTCGATGGAGATTGTGTTaaagaactatagaccagttTGCAGAGAATTGACTTTATTACAGTATAGAGCCCTCCAATCCGTGACCATTGTTTATCCCTCCATGTAGCTGTTgtaggtattttaaaattattatcagtGATATTTTAGAGACTTCCATTATCAGTTTTACACATCTTttgctaggtttattcctaggtttttgatattttaaaattttattgtaaatagaCTGTTTTGTTGTCTAAATGTGTGCTAGTATGTAAAAACATATTAGatgattttctatttatcttgATGGGCCAGGTTTTTAGAAAACtactttctaaaatgtttatttatttaggggcacctggatggcttaatctgttaaacatccgactttggctcagatcatgatcttgcggttcgtgcgttcgagccccgtgtcagtctctgtgttgacagctcggagcctggatcctgcttcagattctgtgtgtgtctctctctgcccctccccaactcatgctctgtttctctttctgtctcaaaaataaataaacattaaaaaaattgtaaatgtttatttatttcttttgaaagagagagagagagagcgagagagagagggagagaggaggggcagagacagaggggagagggaatcctaagtaggctccacatattagtgcagagcccagcgtgggactcaaacccacaaaccatgagatcatgacctgagctgaagtcaagagtcagatgcttaactgactgagctgcccagacacCCCTTGATGGACGAGGTTTTGAAAGCTTGCTTTTCTCTCGGGAGGCAGGTCAAAGTATGTATGCCAGTGTGCTccctgagcctcccagatgcACTGCACATGGGATGCAGGGTTGCTATATTGTACAACTCCAGGGGGCAGTATCCACACTGCAGTCCAGGGAGGCAACAGTTACATAAAGCAGCGTGTGATTTCTGCCCTATGCATTGTAGAACCCTGACTACCCTGTCTGAAGTATCTGAAAGGTGGCAGACATTGATAGAATTACCCTTCTCTGGACTGGAAAATGCCTGCCTTTAATGACTAGCCTATTTCTCACTAAAAGGAAAGACTTTCCCTCCTTTGAGAAATGAAACAGCATCACCATATGAGTGAgatcccccctccccttctccataGTCTAACTCTTCACATTAAGTTTTATAGCCAATTACACTTCTCTCACCTCTGGGATCCAAAGCTAACAAGTTGATTCTTGACTTAGCGAGGAAGAATGGGAAACCAATATTATGAAGGATGAGGAAGTGGGACGTGATCTGGATAGGGCTGCTACATGCAGCTGTACAGTTTGTGCACTGCACAAAGGCCACTGGCTATAGGGATGAGTTTGTAGGAAGAGGGCTGAAATGCAGTTCTTCTCTGGTCATCAAGCTGTGTGCCCTGGTTTGGGGCTGCATCCATTCTCAGGGGATATTTTCTCCTGATTTACCTGCCCTCTTGAGGCATCTTTTTCTGTTTGTACAAAGCCATCTTCTAGGCTAATGGATACCCTAGTCTAGGCCTTGAAGGTTGGCCCATCTCTAAGTTGACCATCAGTGGCTACATTTATCAGCTTCTCTTGGCACAGATTAGCGGTGTTGGCCAGCATGCTGACAAAATGTTTCTGGAGAACTCCATGCCCTCTTCTACCCTTTCTGTTCGCCTTTTATTGATTCTTCTCTCCTGCCTTTCTAAGTCTGAGCCAGAAACCCTCCTGTTATTAAAAGCAGTCCCAGTTGCCCatacctttcatttcctttgaattaCATTAATTGCCTGACAGCTAAAAAGTGAGCTGGTATTTTCAGATTTCAGCTGCTGGTCGGCAAGAAATATTTACCAGCTCCTGCAGATTTATAAAGATGCCACAGAGATGCCTGGAGACTAACAATCAGAAAATACAGCAGCAAAACAACACTATTTTTCAAGGTTAAACGCTCAGAATGCTAAAAAGAAATTGTCCATAAAGCAAAATAGGGATTCAGAAGCAGGCAGCCTGTACCCTGGACAAAAGAAAGGAGCCGGAGGTTTAAAATAAGATTTCACAGCTTCACAATAATTATGAATTTAATAAGgggagctttatttttaatttagttccAGTCTGGCAGCCcatctcctccctgcctccccttctcCATGGCATTAATGCTCTTTAATGTGGCCCTAAGGCTGAGGTCACAGTGAGAGTGAGGAAAGGCCTCCAGCTGTAAGACTTTCTGACGAAGAAGTATTTAGACAGATGATGTTCCTGCCCCTCTGTAGGCAGATGGGACTAACTCCCACTGGCTTTATTCCCTCCTGGCAGTCAGAAATGTCTCTAGCTATGTAGGAACAGGAGGTTCTGAAAATTCCGACAcaggaagatttttttcccctgatagGACCCCAGGCTTTGTCTCCTGTTCTCCATGAGCAGAGTAATAAAACTCAGCTCAGGCCACCAAAAATGGTCATGGACCCCCAGGGCAATATTGCTTCAATGCTTACTTACACCCCAAATGGGGTGATTTACATGTGGCTGGTGAAAGGGCCACAGACTTCCAAAAAATGCTTTTTGATAGACTACCTTTTAGTGTTATCTGTTTTCAGGGCCAGACATACTGATTTATttcctgttcattcattcattcattcggcaaatatttattgaggtccTTTTTTTTGAGCTGCTCTTTTTTATACAGGTTAAATTGAATGAATTTAACACACAGTAAATCAATCTAAAGTGAACATATCAGTGGCATTTGgtgcattcacagtgttgtgcaaccatccctTCTGTCTATTCCCAAGACATTTCATTATCCCCAATAAAAATCCATATCCATTAAATAATTACTACCTCCAGCCTCTGGTAACTACCAAtttgcttcctgtctctatggatatatctattctggatatttcatataaatgagatcatacgaTATGAGacctttgtgtctggtttctcaCACTTAGCATAAAATTTTCGAGGTTCATCTACTGTGTAACATGTATCAattctccattctttttcatggcccagtagtattccatttaaTGTATTTCTgcaatttgtttattcactcatctgttgatggacatttgagttgtttccacctttggggCTATTTTGAatagtgttgctatgaacattcatgtaccaTTTGTTCGAGTGtccattttcagttctttggggaatggaattgctgggtcattgggtcATTCTATGTTTAGTTTGTTAAGAAACTGCTAAAGAGCTTTCCACAGGgtcacaccattttacattctcatttcAAATGCTCTTTTACATGCTTGGATACATCAATGGATAGAATTGGCCCTTACATTCTAGTGAGGGGAGGTAGACAATAAagcataaacataataaataaatatgtacaatgTAGAAGGTAATCTGTTCTaggcataaaagaaaaagtaaagcagGGTAAGGGGGACTGGAAGGGTCATGGAGCAGTGGACAGTGggttataatttaattaattaattaattaattaattaatttaatgttttggatagtgtttatttcttcaaatttatttatcaggagtgactgaaataaaaaaatataattgagtCCCGTCATCGTGGAAATAGCTTTAAGAGAAAACTGGTCAGATGAACATTATTGCTTCCCATTTTCAACCAGTCAATAGTTCCCATTGATAAATAGACAGCCAACGGTCTGTCAAGAATGCTCAGGATGTTTTATATAATACAACATGCCTGTTCACAGGGGAAGAAACTAGGAAATAACTTAAGTGAACTTCTTGATTTCATCATACAAGACAAGCACGAAGGCACCACCCATGCCTCTGAGAACATTGGACCACGCCCCCTTGAAAAAAGCTTTGGCCCCTTCATTAGGAGCAATCTTCCTCCAGCAGTCAAGCATGCGTGTGTACATGATGTCGGTTCCTTTGCGCCCTGGCTGCGTCATCATTCGGCGACGAACAGTGTCAAAGGGATAGGAAGTCAACCCGGCAACCGCTGTGACGGACTGTGCGATCATCCAGCTGATGTAGATGTGAGTGTTCTTGGGATCCGGAAGCATGCCCTTTGCAGTATCATAGATACCAAAGTAGGCAGCTCGGTAGATGCTAATGCCCTGCACAGACACATTAAAGCCTTGGTATAGGCCCTTAATCCCATCAGATTTGTAGATCTTAACCAGGCAGTCACCAAGGCCTCGGAATTCCCTTTCTGCTCCAGCCTTGCCCACGTTGGCCGCTAGACGGGTATGGGCAAAATCCAGAGGATACACAAAACACAAGGATGTGGCTCCAGCGGCGCCACCCGATGCCAGATTCCCTGCAAAGTAGCGCCAAAACTGGGTTCTCTTGTCCACGCCACCCAGGAAGATCTTGTATTTATCTTTGAAGGTGAAGTTGAGGGCCTGGGTGGGGAAGTATCTGATAACATTGGCCAGGTTACCACGCCAGAAGGACAGGACTCCCTGCTCCCTGGGGATACGAACCACGCAGTCTATAATGCCCTTGTATTGCTTATCTGCGGTGATTTGCTTGCTGGCATGCTGCACCTGCAGCAGCAGCTTGACCCGCTCGATGGGCGCTACCGTGGTCTTGGAGATGGCCATCACCACTCCACCTGCCAGGGAGTCCTTGGCGGAGGACACAGCAGCATCTGTCATTTTGAAAGGAAAGAGGAGCCGGGCGACTGCGGGACTGCGGTAGGAACTGGCTGGGACTCCGGGactgcccattttatttattgtttaagtaggcttcacgcccagcatggagaccaatgtagggtttgaactcacaaccttgagatcaaggcctgagctgagatcaagagttggatacttaacagactgagacaaccaggcaccccatgggtTATCATTTTAAATAGGATGCTCATGACAGCCTTCCCTGAGAAGGGGAGAATGgaacaaagacttgaaggaagtGAAAGAACAAGTCAAGTGGATATGTGAGGGAAGAATAtcacaggcagagggaacagttaATACAGAGACGCTGGAGTACCTGGCTTATTTGAGGAGGAACAAGGatgccagtgtggctggaacagagtaGGCAGGGCCTGAGAAGAGGGGTaagagaagagggcagaaaggTAATGGGTGACAAGATCGTGTGGAAGCTCACAGGCCATTTTAAGGACTTTGATTTTGAACTGAATGCAATAAGAAGCCATGGGAGGGTGTTAACCAGGGCACTAATGTTTGAAGAGGAGGCATTGAAatagtccaggtgagagatgtTGGTGGATCATATACCAGAATGAGAACAGTGGGGGTGGAAAGAAGTGGTCCTGTTTGGGATATGGTTTTAAGATGGAGCCAATGACATTTCTTTATGAATTGGATGAGGGTTGTGTGTGGGAGTGACAAGAGTCATGGATAACTGAAATGTTTGGCATCAGCAACTGAAGGAAGGGATTGTTGTCATCTGGAATGGGACAGGCTATGGATGGAATAGGGTTTGGGGGAGAAGATCAGTTTTGGACATACTATGTTTGAGATGCTTCATAAACACTAGATGTCTACTAAATTTTAGGATTTGGAGTTTGTATTGGAAGACAGAGCTGAAAGAGAAGGGTTGGAATGGCTGAAATTTAGCATGGAAGCACCTCTAGATAGAGGTAGTAGCTTGCTCCACTGTGATTTCAGGGAGAGACCTTTATAAGGGGTCCAGAGAAATTTCTGCAATAGCTAGTTATGCCTGATGAAAATAATGAGTGGTAGAGATGGTGACAAAATGAACATAGGTCATATCTAAAGAGGATTCAGTTTCAGCTAATTTTTTCCATGTGAGAATCCAGGCTTAGTGTTTTTAGGGcttatttttcaaggaaaactgaaagtttggattcttttttttttaatttttaaaaatatttatttattttttttgagacagataaagacagagcatgaacaggggagggtcagagaaaaggcgacacagaatctgaagcaggctccaggctcagagctgtcagcacagagcccgatgcagggctcgaactcacggactgtgagatcatgacctgagccgaagtcggatgctcaaccaactgagccacccaggcacccctgaaagttTAGATTCTTATGTTGaattgccaaattaaaaaaaaacaacaactaggCAACAGCTACATAAGACATTGTTTTTGTCTGTTAAAGATACTTGAATATGAACTACATGTTTTATGATATTAtggaattattatttattttcttgagtgtGATAATGGTATCATGAATAAATTGGAGAATGTCCTTATTATTAAGAAATTCACACTGAAGTATTCCTGAATGAAGTATTCTGTTGTCTGCAATTTATTTCCAAgtagttcag
This sequence is a window from Prionailurus viverrinus isolate Anna chromosome E3, UM_Priviv_1.0, whole genome shotgun sequence. Protein-coding genes within it:
- the LOC125154798 gene encoding ADP/ATP translocase 2-like, coding for MTDAAVSSAKDSLAGGVVMAISKTTVAPIERVKLLLQVQHASKQITADKQYKGIIDCVVRIPREQGVLSFWRGNLANVIRYFPTQALNFTFKDKYKIFLGGVDKRTQFWRYFAGNLASGGAAGATSLCFVYPLDFAHTRLAANVGKAGAEREFRGLGDCLVKIYKSDGIKGLYQGFNVSVQGISIYRAAYFGIYDTAKGMLPDPKNTHIYISWMIAQSVTAVAGLTSYPFDTVRRRMMTQPGRKGTDIMYTRMLDCWRKIAPNEGAKAFFKGAWSNVLRGMGGAFVLVLYDEIKKFT